From a region of the Coffea arabica cultivar ET-39 chromosome 3e, Coffea Arabica ET-39 HiFi, whole genome shotgun sequence genome:
- the LOC113736557 gene encoding uncharacterized protein isoform X1, translating into MEENSDAPLYMLRSLELRLLRCTLPSDNPLPTFPPSDEVPPNLQTLISDVVQLIESGNYVEALSSAAVKSIFSFDSATAFSSSADSAELFYSELVPQSVVVFVNGNSDSEIDELEKCFRAFLVMAIAVAALLAFTQSNVTGPVEKMPAMPLLPINDNWIEWELWAQKDIMSVGSDVRGKFSNFQYIVLSKILLMKTKDLLLDSSITTAAVRSICWWLARVLLIHQKLLDECSSTVFDLLQVYSHESLRHFDSLGKVTNYWGQRLSEEDALTIISMLHLEVGMMELTYARVDSSRLHFETAQKQSKLDFSVSGALGFRTMHQVEPKAQLLLVTGKRSDSTTGSVSHEMQDDITTTIDGTSLQHPPETQEASDVLMAPRILEDKTSDSGDQAVQISSISATQLKAIQQAVILAQCLSIEKSARNDELQHYKMAPYMEAIDSQQSSPFTIKYFCNMLRVRWESTRSRTKQRALLMMEKLVESINEPSPGVVQRMFYSFAVNNPGIPALRKEFGDLLVSCRLIGEAIKVYEDLELWDNLIYCYRILEKKAAAVELIKKQLLERPNDPRLWCSLGDVTIEDSCYEKALDVSGNKSARALRSLARSAYNRGDYEKSKVLWESAMKLNSLYPDGWFALGAAALKARDVEKALDGFTRAVQLDPENGEAWNNVACLHMIRKKSKEAFVAFKEALKFKRNSWQMWENFSQVAADVGNYSQAMDAIQKVLDMTSNKRFDVDLLERLIVEIEKQASIINSHPSKATGGDDTQHIHATSDVNYADKSTISEDLARKHEFEHLMQMLGKILQQIVKSSGRADVWGLYARWHKLKGDLTMCSEALLKQVRAYQGSDLWKDRERFVKFAHASLELCKVYQELSYQTGGRRELFAAEMHVKNIIKQGANFSDTREYQDLLASLNQVQKALQEDSGAA; encoded by the exons ATGGAAGAAAATTCCGATGCGCCGCTCTACATGCTCCGGTCTCTGGAGCTTCGGCTCCTCCGCTGTACTCTACCGTCCGATAATCCCCTGCCGACATTTCCACCGTCCGATGAAGTTCCTCCCAATCTCCAAACCCTCATTTCCGATGTCGTTCAATTGATCGAGTCAGGGAACTATGTCGAAGCTCTGTCTTCCGCCGCAGTTAAATCTATCTTCAGCTTCGACTCGGCCACCGCGTTCTCTAGCTCGGCTGATTCAGCGGAGTTATTCTATTCCGAGTTAGTCCCCCAGAGCGTCGTCGTTTTCGTGAATGGGAATTCCGATTCGGAAATTGATGAATTGGAGAAATGTTTCAGGGCTTTTCTTGTTATGGCCATCGCCGTCGCGGCTTTGCTGGCTTTTACTCAATCAAATGTTACTGG TCCAGTGGAAAAAATGCCAGCGATGCCATTGTTGCCAATTAATGATAATTGGATAGAGTGGGAATTATGGGCACAAAAGGACATAATGTCAGTTGGTTCTGATGTTCGaggaaaattctcaaatttCCAG TATATAGTTCTGTCAAAGATATTACTGATGAAGACGAAAGATCTGTTGCTAGACAGCAGTATCACTACTGCTGCTGTGAGAAGTATTTGTTGGTGGCTTGCTAGGGTGCTGCTCATTCATCAGAAACTGTTGGATGAATGTTCATCCACTGTATTTGACCTCTTACAAGTATATTCACATGAAAGTTTACGACATTTTGATAGTCTAGGCAAAGTGACAAATTATTGGGGTCAAAGGCTATCAGAAGAAGATGCTTTAACTATCATATCCATGCTCCATTTAGAGGTGGGGATGATGGAACTCACATATGCACGGGTAGATTCTTCCAG ACTGCACTTTGAAACAGCTCAAAAACAATCAAAACTTGATTTTTCTGTTAGTGGAGCTCTTGGATTCCGCACCATGCATCAg GTGGAACCCAAGGCTCAGTTGCTTCTTGTAACGGGCAAAAGGAGTGATAGTACCACTGGATCAGTTAGCCATGAGATGCAGGATGACATAACCACCACTATTGATGGTACATCACTTCAGCATCCTCCTGAAACACAGGAAGCATCTGACGTGTTGATGGCCCCTAGAATTTTAGAAGATAAAACTTCTGATAGTGGTGATCAAGCTGTTCAAATTTCTAGTATTTCTGCCACACAGTTGAAGGCAATCCAACAGGCTGTGATTTTGGCGCAATGTCTTTCTATTGAGAAAAGTGCTCGGAACGATGAATTGCAACACTACAAAATGGCACCATATATGGAGGCAATAGATTCTCAACAATCCTCACCATTCACaattaaatatttttgcaaCATGTTACGCGTTCGGTGGGAATCAACTCGTAGCCGCACAAAGCAGCGTGCACTTTTGATGATGGAGAAACTAGTTGAAAGTATAAATGAACCTTCTCCTGGTGTTGTGCAGAGGATGTTTTACTCTTTTGCAGTGAACAACCCTGGAATTCCTGCATTACGCAAGGAGTTTGGTGATCTTTTAGTCAGCTGCAGGTTGATAGGAGAAGCTATCAAAGTTTATGAAGATCTTGAGCTTTGGGATAATTTGATATACTGCTATAGAATTTTGGAGAAGAAAGCAGCAGCTGTAGAGCTTATCAAGAAGCAATTGTTGGAAAGGCCTAATGACCCAAGGTTATGGTGTTCACTTGGTGATGTTACAATTGAAGACTCTTGCTATGAAAAGGCCCTTGACGTTTCAGGGAACAAGTCAGCTCGAGCTCTGCGATCCCTTGCTCGCAGCGCATACAACAGGGGAGACTATGAGAAGTCAAAAGTTCTATGGGAGTCAGCAATGAAACTGAATTCCTTGTATCCAGATGGCTGGTTTGCACTTGGTGCCGCTGCTCTGAAAGCTAGGGATGTTGAAAAAGCATTGGATGGGTTTACACGTGCTGTTCAACTTGATCCTGAAAATGGAGAGGCTTGGAATAATGTAGCTTGCCTCCACATGATTAGGAAGAAAAGCAAAGAGGCTTTCGTTGCATTCAAGGAAGCATTAAAATTCAAGCGAAACAGTTGGCAGATGTGGGAGAATTTCAGCCAAGTGGCTGCAGACGTTGGCAATTATAGCCAGGCAATGGATGCTATACAAAAGGTCCTGGACATGACTAGTAATAAAAGATTTGATGTTGATTTACTAGAAAGATTGATCGTAGAGATTGAAAAACAGGCTTCAATTATCAATTCTCATCCTTCAAAGGCAACTGGTGGCGATGACACCCAGCATATTCATGCTACCTCAGATGTTAATTATGCTGACAAATCAACAATTTCAGAAGACTTGGCTAGGAAGCATGAATTTGAGCATTTGATGCAAATGCTTGGCAAGATCTTGCAGCAGATTGTTAAAAGTAGTGGGAGAGCTGATGTTTGGGGGCTGTATGCTCGATGGCACAAATTGAAGGGGGATCTTACGATGTGCTCTGAGGCCCTGCTTAAGCAAGTCAGAGCCTATCAGGGATCTGATTTGTGGAAGGATAGGGAGCGGTTTGTAAAATTTGCACATGCCTCACTGGAACTTTGTAAAGTATATCAGGAGCTTTCCTATCAAACTGGTGGTCGTCGAGAACTGTTTGCGGCTGAGATGCATGTTAAAAACATAATTAAGCAG ggagCAAATTTTTCAGACACGAGAGAATATCAGGATCTTTTGGCCAGtctgaatcaagtacaaaaggcACTGCAAGAAGACTCGGGTGCTGCATAA
- the LOC113736557 gene encoding uncharacterized protein isoform X2 yields MGIPIRKLMNWRNVSGLFLLWPSPSRLCWLLLNQMLLVEKMPAMPLLPINDNWIEWELWAQKDIMSVGSDVRGKFSNFQYIVLSKILLMKTKDLLLDSSITTAAVRSICWWLARVLLIHQKLLDECSSTVFDLLQVYSHESLRHFDSLGKVTNYWGQRLSEEDALTIISMLHLEVGMMELTYARVDSSRLHFETAQKQSKLDFSVSGALGFRTMHQVEPKAQLLLVTGKRSDSTTGSVSHEMQDDITTTIDGTSLQHPPETQEASDVLMAPRILEDKTSDSGDQAVQISSISATQLKAIQQAVILAQCLSIEKSARNDELQHYKMAPYMEAIDSQQSSPFTIKYFCNMLRVRWESTRSRTKQRALLMMEKLVESINEPSPGVVQRMFYSFAVNNPGIPALRKEFGDLLVSCRLIGEAIKVYEDLELWDNLIYCYRILEKKAAAVELIKKQLLERPNDPRLWCSLGDVTIEDSCYEKALDVSGNKSARALRSLARSAYNRGDYEKSKVLWESAMKLNSLYPDGWFALGAAALKARDVEKALDGFTRAVQLDPENGEAWNNVACLHMIRKKSKEAFVAFKEALKFKRNSWQMWENFSQVAADVGNYSQAMDAIQKVLDMTSNKRFDVDLLERLIVEIEKQASIINSHPSKATGGDDTQHIHATSDVNYADKSTISEDLARKHEFEHLMQMLGKILQQIVKSSGRADVWGLYARWHKLKGDLTMCSEALLKQVRAYQGSDLWKDRERFVKFAHASLELCKVYQELSYQTGGRRELFAAEMHVKNIIKQGANFSDTREYQDLLASLNQVQKALQEDSGAA; encoded by the exons ATGGGAATTCCGATTCGGAAATTGATGAATTGGAGAAATGTTTCAGGGCTTTTCTTGTTATGGCCATCGCCGTCGCGGCTTTGCTGGCTTTTACTCAATCAAATGTTACTGG TGGAAAAAATGCCAGCGATGCCATTGTTGCCAATTAATGATAATTGGATAGAGTGGGAATTATGGGCACAAAAGGACATAATGTCAGTTGGTTCTGATGTTCGaggaaaattctcaaatttCCAG TATATAGTTCTGTCAAAGATATTACTGATGAAGACGAAAGATCTGTTGCTAGACAGCAGTATCACTACTGCTGCTGTGAGAAGTATTTGTTGGTGGCTTGCTAGGGTGCTGCTCATTCATCAGAAACTGTTGGATGAATGTTCATCCACTGTATTTGACCTCTTACAAGTATATTCACATGAAAGTTTACGACATTTTGATAGTCTAGGCAAAGTGACAAATTATTGGGGTCAAAGGCTATCAGAAGAAGATGCTTTAACTATCATATCCATGCTCCATTTAGAGGTGGGGATGATGGAACTCACATATGCACGGGTAGATTCTTCCAG ACTGCACTTTGAAACAGCTCAAAAACAATCAAAACTTGATTTTTCTGTTAGTGGAGCTCTTGGATTCCGCACCATGCATCAg GTGGAACCCAAGGCTCAGTTGCTTCTTGTAACGGGCAAAAGGAGTGATAGTACCACTGGATCAGTTAGCCATGAGATGCAGGATGACATAACCACCACTATTGATGGTACATCACTTCAGCATCCTCCTGAAACACAGGAAGCATCTGACGTGTTGATGGCCCCTAGAATTTTAGAAGATAAAACTTCTGATAGTGGTGATCAAGCTGTTCAAATTTCTAGTATTTCTGCCACACAGTTGAAGGCAATCCAACAGGCTGTGATTTTGGCGCAATGTCTTTCTATTGAGAAAAGTGCTCGGAACGATGAATTGCAACACTACAAAATGGCACCATATATGGAGGCAATAGATTCTCAACAATCCTCACCATTCACaattaaatatttttgcaaCATGTTACGCGTTCGGTGGGAATCAACTCGTAGCCGCACAAAGCAGCGTGCACTTTTGATGATGGAGAAACTAGTTGAAAGTATAAATGAACCTTCTCCTGGTGTTGTGCAGAGGATGTTTTACTCTTTTGCAGTGAACAACCCTGGAATTCCTGCATTACGCAAGGAGTTTGGTGATCTTTTAGTCAGCTGCAGGTTGATAGGAGAAGCTATCAAAGTTTATGAAGATCTTGAGCTTTGGGATAATTTGATATACTGCTATAGAATTTTGGAGAAGAAAGCAGCAGCTGTAGAGCTTATCAAGAAGCAATTGTTGGAAAGGCCTAATGACCCAAGGTTATGGTGTTCACTTGGTGATGTTACAATTGAAGACTCTTGCTATGAAAAGGCCCTTGACGTTTCAGGGAACAAGTCAGCTCGAGCTCTGCGATCCCTTGCTCGCAGCGCATACAACAGGGGAGACTATGAGAAGTCAAAAGTTCTATGGGAGTCAGCAATGAAACTGAATTCCTTGTATCCAGATGGCTGGTTTGCACTTGGTGCCGCTGCTCTGAAAGCTAGGGATGTTGAAAAAGCATTGGATGGGTTTACACGTGCTGTTCAACTTGATCCTGAAAATGGAGAGGCTTGGAATAATGTAGCTTGCCTCCACATGATTAGGAAGAAAAGCAAAGAGGCTTTCGTTGCATTCAAGGAAGCATTAAAATTCAAGCGAAACAGTTGGCAGATGTGGGAGAATTTCAGCCAAGTGGCTGCAGACGTTGGCAATTATAGCCAGGCAATGGATGCTATACAAAAGGTCCTGGACATGACTAGTAATAAAAGATTTGATGTTGATTTACTAGAAAGATTGATCGTAGAGATTGAAAAACAGGCTTCAATTATCAATTCTCATCCTTCAAAGGCAACTGGTGGCGATGACACCCAGCATATTCATGCTACCTCAGATGTTAATTATGCTGACAAATCAACAATTTCAGAAGACTTGGCTAGGAAGCATGAATTTGAGCATTTGATGCAAATGCTTGGCAAGATCTTGCAGCAGATTGTTAAAAGTAGTGGGAGAGCTGATGTTTGGGGGCTGTATGCTCGATGGCACAAATTGAAGGGGGATCTTACGATGTGCTCTGAGGCCCTGCTTAAGCAAGTCAGAGCCTATCAGGGATCTGATTTGTGGAAGGATAGGGAGCGGTTTGTAAAATTTGCACATGCCTCACTGGAACTTTGTAAAGTATATCAGGAGCTTTCCTATCAAACTGGTGGTCGTCGAGAACTGTTTGCGGCTGAGATGCATGTTAAAAACATAATTAAGCAG ggagCAAATTTTTCAGACACGAGAGAATATCAGGATCTTTTGGCCAGtctgaatcaagtacaaaaggcACTGCAAGAAGACTCGGGTGCTGCATAA
- the LOC140038401 gene encoding uncharacterized protein, with amino-acid sequence MDCVSNVEKGYGIGHQCKVGHANYMILEDEEDSTFEDALGEQDEQTGNPGQAIEISLHALSEALKRKTITLIGILDGEEVLILVDTGSSDSYINSELVIGMGINYKWVDQLYPHYHNEEIEKQVAKMLQKDIVKYNNSPFASPVLLVKKKEGTWRFCVNYRKLNEITINDKFPIPNVDELLDELTDASGGGISVFFMQEGYPIAFLSKALSIKNLGLSVYEKELLALVMPKLNIAIQHNWMTKLLGLDYEIQYKKGAENQVIDALSRRHEATPKMALRSCLAITTVKPGWIEELQRSYEGMKQRVISFVQNYDICQKNKSKNVPYPGLLQPIPVPKQAWLHISMDFIEKLPRSQGYDTILVVLDRFTKFGHFMMLIHPFTAKNVAQVFLDNIYKLHGLLESIITDRDKVFTSGFWKELFKIVEIELYYSSSYHPQTDGQSKRLNQCVENYLRCMTGELLSQWRKWLSLAEWWYNSTYHSSLDMTPFEALFGYKPTPLPLGPYLDSVVPVVSNTV; translated from the exons ATGGACTGTGTTTCAAATGTGGAGAAAGGTTATGGGATAGGTCACCAATGTAAGGTAGGACATGCAAACTATATGATACTAGAAGATGAGGAGGATTCTACATTTGAAGATGCATTAGGAGAACAGGATGAACAGACAGGAAATCCCGGACAAGCTATAGAAATATCCTTGCATGCTTTATCTGAGGCCTTGAAAAGAAAGACAATCACACTGATAGGTATTTTAGATGGTGAAGAGGTGCTGATACTGGTAGACACTGGAAGTTCTGACAGCTATATCAATAGTGAATTGGTCATTGGAATGGGCATTAACTACAAATGGGTTGACCAACT GTATCCTCACTATCACAACGAGGAAATAGAGAAGCAGGTTGCGAAGATGCTTCAAAAAGATATAGTCAAATACAACAACAGTCCCTTTGCTTCTCCTGTATTGTTagtcaagaaaaaggaaggaacTTGGAGATTCTGTGTGAATTATAGGAAGCTGAATGAGATAACCATCAATGACAAGTTTCCAATACCTAATGTAGATGAATTATTGGATGAACTAACTG ATGCTAGTGGGGGAGGCATTAGCGTATTTTTCATGCAAGAAGGGTACCCCATTGCCTTTTTAAGCAAGGCATTATCAATCAAAAATTTGGGACTATCAGTTTATGAGAAAGAGCTCCTTGCTTTAGTAATGCCA AAACTGAACATTGCTATTCAACATAATTGGATGACTAAGTTGTTAGGTTTAGATTATGAGATACAATACAAGAAGGGAGCTGAAAATCAGGTGATAGATGCATTATCAAGAAGACATGAAGCTACACCCAAGATGGCACTTAGATCTTGTTTAGCCATTACAACTGTTAAGCCTGGATGGATTGAGGAGCTGCAGAGAAGCTATGAAG GGATGAAGCAAAGGGTAATATCCTTTGTACAGAACTATGATATTTGCCAAAAAAACAAGTCTAAAAATGTTCCTTATCCTGGATTGTTACAGCCAATTCCAGTACCTAAACAAGCATGGCTCcatatttctatggattttattgAAAAGCTACCTAGATCACAAGGGTATGATACTATATTGGTAGTACTTGACAGATTCACCAAGTTTGGTCATTTCATGATGCTTATTCACCCCTTCACAGCTAAAAATGTCGCTCAAGTCTTCTTGGACAACATCTATAAACTACATGGTTTACTAGAGTCTATCATAACTGATAGAGACAAGGTCTTTACCAGTGGATTCTGGAAAGAACTTTTCAAAATAGTTGAAATTGAGCTCTATTATTCCTCATCCTACCACCCTCAAACTGATGGCCAGAGTAAGAGATTAAACCAATGTGTAGAAAATTACTTAAGATGCATGACAGGAGAACTTCTTTCACAGTGGAGAAAATGGCTATCCCTCGCTGAGTGGTGGTACAACTCCACTTATCATTCCAGTCTTGACATGACTCCCTTTGAAGCACTTTTTGGGTACAAACCAACACCACTACCACTAGGACCCTACTTGGACTCAGTCGTACCTGTAGTTTCCAATACGGTCTAA
- the LOC113737398 gene encoding amino acid transporter AVT1H-like: MWGKNWKSSGKLPCLDSDCLPHHHHHHHQIANATCNEEKLAEETSNGLDACAKESKLNFEETAKDVESLADQKALEENNCSFLHAVINMIGMLIGLGQLSAPYALENGGWTSAFLLVGLGILCAYGSHLLGKCLEKYPKSRDYKDIGQNAFGAKGRIIVASFIYAEIFMALVSYTISLHDNLATVFLGTHLKLSWTNLTTSQTLTVLAILVALPSLWLRDLSSISFLSTAGILMALLIFVTVACTAIFGAVKANHSIPALKLHNIPAISGLYIFSYAGHVVFPNLHAAMKDPSKFTKVTIVSFSLVTVLYTSLAFMGAKIFGPEVNSQITLSMPRALILTKIALWATVLTPMTKYALEFAPFAIQLEQNILPRSMKSRTKMIIRGSVGSILLLVILVLALSVPYFEYVLSLTGSLVSVGICMIFPCAFYIKIFWNQISRPTLILNMILIAFGTLLGASGTISSSRLLLQNLRRAHSA, encoded by the exons ATGTGGGGTAAGAATTGGAAATCCAGTGGCAAATTACCTTGCCTGGATTCTGATTGTTtacctcatcatcatcatcatcatcatcaaattGCAAATGCAAcatgcaatgaagaaaaattaGCTGAGGAAACATCCAATGGCTTGGATGCTTGTGCAAAAGAAAGCAAGCTGAACTTTGAAGAAACTGCCAAAGACGTGGAAAGTTTGGCTGATCAGAAAGCTTTAGAGGAAAACAACTGCTCTTTTCTTCATGCTGTCATCAACATGATTGGAATGCTTATAG GTCTAGGGCAATTATCAGCTCCATATGCTCTAGAAAATGGAGGATGGACTTCTGCATTCCTGCTTGTAGGACTTGGGATATTATGTGCATATGGTTCTCATTTACTTGGAAAGTGTCTAGAAAAATATCCAAAATCAAGAGACTACAAAGATATTGGGCAGAATGCATTTGGAGCAAAAGGAAGAATTATAGTAGCAAGTTTCATCTATGCTGAAATTTTCATGGCCCTTGTTTCTTATACCATTTCTCTACACGACAATTTGGCCACAGTTTTTCTAGGCACACACCTAAAATTGTCATGGACAAATTTAACAACATCTCAAACCCTCACAGTTTTGGCTATATTGGTTGCACTTCCAAGCCTATGGCTAAGAgatctttcttcaatttcttttctttcaactGCTGGTATTCTCATGGCACTTCTGATTTTTGTAACTGTGGCATGCACTGCCATTTTTGGAGCTGTGAAAGCTAATCACAGCATACCAGCACTCAAGCTCCACAATATTCCTGCTATATCTGGACTTTACATCTTCAGCTATGCTGGTCATGTTGTTTTCCCAAATCTACATGCAGCCATGAAAGATCCTTCCAAGTTTACAAAG GTAACCATTGTCAGTTTCTCATTGGTCACAGTTCTATACACATCTCTAGCTTTCATGGGAGCTAAGATCTTTGGCCCTGAAGTGAATTCCCAGATCACTCTAAGCATGCCTAGAGCTCTTATTTTGACTAAGATTGCACTATGGGCAACAGTGCTAACGCCAATGACCAAATATGCACTGGAATTTGCACCATTTGCGATCCAACTAGAGCAGAATATTCTTCCTCGTTCAATGAAATCCAGAACAAAGATGATCATAAGGGGAAGTGTTGGCTCAATTCTACTCCTAGTGATACTAGTACTGGCTCTGTCTGTGCCGTATTTTGAGTATGTTCTAAGCCTTACAGGTTCCCTAGTAAGCGTGGGAATTTGCATGATCTTTCCTTGTGCCTTCTACATAAAGATATTCTGGAATCAGATATCAAGGCCTACCTTAATTCTGAATATGATTCTCATAGCATTTGGCACACTTCTTGGAGCATCTGGAACCATTTCATCTTCTAGGTTGCTTCTGCAAAACTTACGGAGAGCTCATTCAGCCTAG